The Synechococcus sp. RS9916 DNA segment ATTGCCGTTCAAGCCGCCAGCGCCCGCGGTGATGCCCTCGATCACGTGCTTCTCTATGGCCCTCCCGGGCTCGGCAAGACCACCATGGCGCTGGTGTTGGCCGAAGAGCTGGGGGTGACCTGCCGGATCACCAGTGCGCCAGCCCTCGAACGCCCCCGCGACATCGTTGGTCTGTTGGTGAATCTGCAGCCACGGGAACTGCTGTTTATCGATGAGATTCACCGGCTCACCCGGGTCGCGGAGGAGCTGCTCTATCCGGCGATGGAAGATCGCCGTCTTGATCTCACCGTGGGCAAGGGCAGCACGGCGCGCACCCGCACCTTGGATCTGCCTCCCTTCACGCTGGTCGGTGCCACCACTCGGGCGGGATCGCTTAGTTCGCCGCTGCGGGATCGTTTTGGCCTGATCCAGCGCCTCGAGTTTTACGGCCAGGAGGATCTCGAAGCGATTGTGGAGCGGGCTGCCGGCTTGCTCGGCTTGAAGCTGTCGCCTCAGGGCTGCACCGAAATCGCACGGCGTTGCCGGGGCACGCCGCGGATTGCCAATCGCCTGCTGCGGCGGGTGCGCGATGTGGCCAGCGTGCGGGGGGCAGCCTCAGGTGATCCCGTCGAGGCGACGGTGATTGATGCCGAGCTGGTGGATGAAGCCCTCAGCCTGCATCGGGTGGATGGCCGTGGCCTGGATGCCAGTGATCGCCGCCTGCTGGAGCTGTTGCTTCAGGGGCATGGCGGTGGGCCGGTGGGTCTCGACACCCTTGCAGCGGCCCTCGGTGAAGATTCCACCACTCTGGAAACTGTGGTGGAGCCCTATCTGTTGCAGCTCGGTTTCCTGCAGCGCACGCCCCGTGGCCGCGTCGTCACTGCTGCCGGTCGGCGCCATCTTGGTTGGCCTGTCGATGGAGATCCCGCATCGGGCCAGGAGGTGGCATGACGCGTCTGTGGGCTCTTGTGCTGGTGCTGCTCATGGCCTGGGGTGCGGTTCCTCGCCCTGTCTTCGCGACGCCTGGACTCGATCAGGCCCTGTTTGACCAAGCCCTTCAGGCCAGCCGCAACGGTGACATCGCCGAAGCACTGCCGCTTTGGAATCGGTATCTCGATGCTCATCCAGGTGATGCAGCGGCCCTGAGCAACCGCGGCAATGTGCGCCTGGTGTTGGGGGATGCCGAGGGAGCGATCCGTGATCAGAGCCGCTCGCTCGAGCTGTCACCAGACGAGATTGATCCCCATCTGAACCGCGGAACGGCGGAGGAAGCGCTGCAGCAATGGGATGCAGCGGCTGCCGATTACGACTGGATCCTGGAGCGCGATCCCGCTGAAGCGTCCGCCCTCTACAACCTCGGCAATGTGCGTGGATCCCAGCAAGACTGGACGATGGCTGCTGATCTCTACAACCATGCCGCCCTGGCCAGACCAGGATTTGCCATGGCCCGTTCCAGCGAAGCGATGGCGCGCTACCAACTGGAGCAGTTCGAGCAGGCTGAACGGGAGTTGCGCAATCTGATCCGCCGCTATCCGATGTTTGCTGATGCCCGTGCCGGTTTGAGTGCGCTGCTGTGGAAACAGGGCCAGGGGGGAGAAGCGGAAAGTCATTGGGCCGCGGCATCGGGTCTCGACCCTCGCTATCGCCAGGCCGACTGGCTGCTGTCGGTGCGGCGCTGGCCGCCTGGTCCCACCGCCGACCTGATGGCGTTTCTGGATCTGAAGTCTTGATGAGCGTCACGCCCTGCTGGCAACCGGCTCTGGAGAGGGATTTGCCCGGTTTGCTGGAGCTCCGCCGCCATCTGCATGCCCACCCTGAGCTCAGCGGTGAGGAGCACCAGACTGCAGCGCTGGTGGCCGGAGAACTGCGCCAGCAAGGGTGGCAGGTCCGGGAAGCGGTGGGCCGTACGGGCGTGGTGGCGGATCTTGGCCCTGTGCAAGGGGCCCGCGTTGGTCTTCGGGTGGACATGGATGCCCTGCCGGTGGAGGAGCACACCGATCTGCCCTACGCCTCCCGTCGTCAGGGGGTGATGCATGCCTGTGGTCATGACCTGCACACCTGCATCGGTCTCGGAGTGGCCCGGATGCTGGCGGTGCAGCATGCCGAGACTCCCCTGCAGCGCGGCGTGCGGCTGTTGTTCCAGCCGGCCGAAGAGCTGGCAACGGGTGCTCGCTGGATGCGTGACGACGGTGCTCTGGACGGTCTCAGCGCTCTCTATGGGGTGCATGTCTTCCCGTCGCTGATGGTGGGCACCGTGGGAGTGCGCAGCGGCAGCCTCACGGCTGCGGCGGGCGAGTTGTCGATTGAGGTGATTGGTGAGGGAGGCCATGGGGCCCGGCCCCATCAGTCGGTGGATGCGATCTGGATTGCATCCCGCGTGGTCACGGGGCTGCAGGAAGCGATCAGCCGCCGGCTGGATGCCCTTCACCCGGTGGTGGTGAGCTTCGGGCGCATTGAAGGAGGTCGCGCGTTCAACGTGATTGCTGATCGGGTTTCGTTGCTGGGCACCCTGCGCTGCCTCGATGGCGAGCTGCATGAACGCCTGCCGGGCTGGATTGAGGAGACCGTGAAGGCGATCTGCGCCAGCTTCGGGGCCACCGCTGAGGTCCGCTACCGCTGCATCGCGCCACCGGTGCTCAACGATCCCGCCCTGACCGAGCTGTTGGAGCGTTGCGCCATCGACGAGCTGGGGAAGGCTCAGGTGTTGCGGCTCGATCAACCGTCCCTGGGTGCCGAGGATTTCGCCGAACTGGTCCAGACCATTCCCGGCAGCATGTTCCGCCTTGGAGTCGCAGGGCCTGAGGGTTGTGCACCGCTGCATAACGGTCGCTTTTGCCCGGATGAAGCCAGCCTGGGGGTGGGCATTCGGGTGCTCACGGCCACCTTGTTGGCGTGGATGGGGGAGCCGGCCCAGGAGCCATCGTCATGAGCCGGCCGCGCTACCCCGTCGGTCATGTTTGGTTGTCGTTGGCTGCGCCGCTGCTCACCGTGCTGGGCCTGGTGGCGTTGCTGCAGCGCCAGGGCAACGATCGGCTTCAGGCTTTGCCTGCCATCCTGGTGGGCATCGGTCTGGTGATCAGTGCGGTGGTGGGTCGCCGCCGGCGCCGCCGCCGCTTGCTGCTGGCCCTGCGCAGCACGGCGACCGAGCGTCCCGACTCTCAGCCCCCGCGATGACCTCCATGCCCGAGTCCCAGCCGTTGCCTGACCCTGAGGCGCTGAGGGAAGCGATTGGTTCAGGGGATCCCATGCGGGCCTTGCCGTCCCTGGCTCGGCTGCGGGAATTCCCATCCACCGACGATGACGCCTTGGTGGTGCCCTTGTTGATCTTGGGCAGTGAGCAGTCAGCCTTTGTGGTGCGCTCCCTCAGTTGCAGTGGTCTGGGCATGCGCCGCAATGAGCAGGGTTGGGCTGTGTTGACCCGGTTGGTGTCTGCGGATGAGGACGCCAATGTGCGCGCGGAAGCCGCCAATGCCCTGGCCAGTTTTGGGGTGGAGCGCTCCTGGACCTTGCTGCGCGAGCGCTTTGTCGTTGATGACGCCTGGCTGGTGCGCTGCAGCATCCTGTCGGCCTTCGCCGAGGACCCGTCGATCAACCCGGCCTGGTTGTTGGACCTGGCGCAGCTGGCGATCAACGATGGCGATGGCACCGTTCGGGTGGGTGGCGCTGAAATCCTGGGGCGCCTGGTCCATGACAGCGCTCCCCAGGCGGCCGAGGCCCGCGCTTTGCTGCAGGAGTTGCAGCGGGACGGGGATCACCGGGTGGTGGCTGCTGCCCTGAATGGGTTGCAGAGCTGAGCAGGCGGCGCTTGCTAGGTTTTACGTACCACTAGGGGTGCCAGTTTCGTTGCTTTAACGGCCTGGCTGAGATCACACCCTCCGCACCTGATCCGGGTCATGCCGGCGCAGGGAAGTGACCAAGCGTGATCACCGGCCTGCCGGCCCCTGGGCGTCCCATCGCTCTTGTCTCATGCGTGCTTCCTGGGTGTCGGCTCGAAAGGGTCAGGCCAATGTGTCCCAGATGCATTACGCCCGTCAGGGCCTGATTACCGAGGAAATGGCCCATGTGGCCAAGCGCGAGAACCTCCCTGAGTCGCTGATCATGGAGGAGGTTGCTCGGGGACGGATGATCATCCCCGCCAACATCAACCACACCAACCTGGAGCCGATGGCGATCGGCATTGCCAGCAAGTGCAAGGTGAACGCCAACATCGGTGCGTCGCCCAATGCGTCCGATGCAGCTGAGGAAGTCAAGAAGCTGCAGCTGGCCGTCAAATACGGTGCCGACACCGTGATGGATCTCTCCACCGGTGGCGTCAACCTCGATGAGGTGCGCACGGCGATCATCAATGCGTCCCCTGTGCCCATCGGCACGGTGCCCGTCTATCAGGCCCTTGAGAGCGTGCATGGCTCGATTGAGCGCCTCTCGGAAGACGACTTCCTGCACATCATCGAGAAGCACTGCCAGCAAGGCGTCGATTATCAGACCATCCACGCGGGTCTGCTGATTGAGCACCTGCCCAAGGTGAAGGGCCGCATCACCGGCATTGTGAGCCGGGGTGGCGGCATCCTGGCTCAGTGGATGCTGTATCACCACAAGCAGAACCCGCTGTACACGCGCTTCGACGACATCTGCGAGATCTTCAAGCGCTACGACTGCACCTTCTCGCTGGGTGACTCCCTGCGCCCTGGTTGTCAGCATGATGCTTCGGACGCTGCCCAGTTGGCCGAATTGCACACCCTCGGGGAACTGACCCGTCGCGCTTGGCAGCACGACGTGCAGGTGATGGTGGAAGGTCCGGGTCACGTGCCCCTCGATCAGATCGAGTTCAACGTCAAGAAGCAGATGGAGGAGTGCAGCGAGGCACCCTTCTATGTGCTCGGTCCTTTGGTCACCGATATCGCCCCGGGTTATGACCACATCACCTCAGCGATTGGTGCGGCCATGGCCGGTTGGCACGGCACCGCGATGCTCTGCTACGTGACCCCCAAGGAGCACCTCGGTCTGCCCAATGCAGACGACGTGCGTGAAGGCTTGATCGCGTACAAAATCGCGGCCCATGCCGCAGACATTGCTCGTCACCGTCCTGGTGCACGCGATCGCGATGATGAGCTCAGCCGTGCCCGTTACAACTTCGACTGGAACAAGCAGTTCGAGTTGTCCTTGGATCCCGAGCGAGCCAAGGAATATCACGACGAAACCCTGCCGGCTGACATCTACAAGCAGGCCGAGTTCTGCTCCATGTGCGGACCCAAGCACTGCCCGATGCAGACCAAGATCACCGATGCCGATCTTGAAGGCCTCGAGGATGTGCTCAAGGCCCAGGGTGCCGCTGAGTTCACTGCGGTGAAGCAGGACAAGGCTTGATCCTCAGCCCTCAGGAGGCTTCAGCTCAAACGTCTTCACCCCCGGTGTCACCACCGGGGGTTTTTTGATGGCGAGGACTGCACTGATGGTTCTCATGTCTTGTGTGCAGCCCCGCGTCTGGATTGCGTGAGGGCCTGTCATTGGGCTGGATGAGCCCTGGGGCGGATGGGCTTTGCGCTTTCAGTGCTCCCGTGAACCCTTGGCAGCACGTTGCCGAAACAGGTTGTAGCCATGAAAAAAGCCCTCCCGAAGGAGGGCTGAAGCATTCAACAGAACGCGGGTGTGTGGGCTCAGCCCAGCAGTGCCTTGGACTTGGCCACCACGTTGTCGACAGTGAAGCCAAACTTCTCCATGCAGACGCCGCCGGGGGCGGAAGCACCAAAGCGGTTCATGGTCACGCTGTCGCCATCGAGGCCGATGAAACGGTGCCAACCGAAGGCTTCTGCTGCTTCCACCACGATGCGCTTGCGCACGGCGGAGGGGAGCACCTGCTCCTTGTAGGCGTCGCTTTGCTCGTCGAACAGCTCCACACAGGGCATGGACACCACGCGCACTTTCTTGCCTTCAGCGCTCAGCTGCTTGGCAGCCTGGACGCAGAGGTCGAGTTCGGTGCCGGTACCGATCAGGATCAGCTCAGGGGTGCCCTCGCAGTCTTCGAGGATGTAGCCGCCGAAGGCCACTTTCTCGATCGAGGAGTTGGCCTGGTTGACCATTCCCTGACGGCTGAGGCACAGAGCGCTGGGGCGTTTGCGGTTCTCAATCGCCAGCTTGTAGGAACCGCTGGTTTCGTTGCCGTCGCCCGGGCGGAACACCAGCATGTTGGGCATCGCCCGTAGGGAGGGGATGGTCTCGATCGGCTGGTGGGTGGGGCCGTCTTCGCCCACGCCGATGGAGTCGTGGGTGAGCACGTAGATCACGCCCAGTTCGCTCAGCGCCGAGAGGCGCATGGAGCCGCGCATGTAATCGGCGAAGACCAGGAACGTGCCGCCGTAGGGGATCAGACCGCTGTTGTGGTACGCGATGCCGTTGAGGATCGCGGCCATGGCGTGCTCGCGCACACCGAAGTGCAGATAGCGCTTGTCGGGGCTGTCGGCCTGGAAGGAACCGGTCTCGCCCTTGATGTCGGTGTAGTTGGAGTGGGTGAGGTCAGCGGAGCCGCCAATCAGTTCGGGCAGGTTGGGGCCCAGAGCACCCAGACAGATCTGGGAGTGCTTACGAGTGGCTAAGCCGCCATCTTCAGGGGTGTAGGTGGGGAGATCCTTGTCCCAGCCCTCAGGCAGTTCGCCGCGCAGCATGCGCTCGAACAGTGCTGCTTCAGCGGGGTACTGCGTGCGGTAGGTGGCCAGGGTCTGGTTCCACTCGGCCTCGAGGCTGGCGCCGCGCTCGATGGCTTGGCGGAACTGGTCGTAGGCCTCCTGGGGCACCTCGAAGGGGCCGTAGTTCCAGTTGAGCTGCTGACGGGTCAGAGCGGTTTCGTCATCACCCAGAGGAGCACCGTGCACACCGGCGGTGTCGCTCTTGTTGGGGGAGCCGTAGCCGATGGTGGTGGTCACCTTGATGATCGAAGGCTTGTCGGTGACAGCCTTGGCGGCCTCAATCGCCTTGGCGATGGCATCTACATCAGTGTTGCCATCGGCCACGTGCTGAACATGCCAGCCATAGGCCTCGTAGCGCTTGAGAACGTCCTCGGTAAAGGAGACGTCGGTGCGCCCATCAATGGTGATGTTGTTGTCGTCGTAGAGGGCGATCAGCTTGCCCAGCTTCAGGTGACCAGCGAGGGAGGCAGCTTCCGACGACACACCTTCTTGGTTGCAGCCGTCACCCATCACCACATACGTGTAGTGGTCGACGAGGTTGGCGTCGGGCTTGTTGAACTTGGCGGCCAGGTGGGCTTCAGCGATAGCCAGACCAACGGCGTTGGAGATGCCAGCGCCGAGAGGGCCGGTAGTCACTTCGACACCAGGTGTCTCAAAGGTTTCGGGGTGACCGGGTGCCTTGGAGCCCCACTGGCGGAAGGTCTTGATGTCGTCGATGGTCACCGAGTCGTACCCGGTGAGGTGGAGCAGTGCGTACAGCAGCATGCAGCCATGGCCGGCCGACAGCACGAAGCGGTCACGGTTGAACCACTTGGGGTTCTTGGGGTTGTGCTTCAGGAACTTGTCCCACAGCGCGTAGCCCATGGGTGCGCAGCCCATCGGGAGGCCGGGGTGGCCGCTCTTGGACTTGTTGATGGCGTCAACGGCCAGCATGCGGATGCTGTTGACGCAGAGCGTGTCGATGGATGCGGGCGCGGCGACCATGGCGTTGTGATGAAAAAGCGGTAAAAGATGTCGTCAGTCTGAAACAACGCGGTCAGCGGCCATGGAAGGCACGCTGATCGCTGCAGATTCAGGCCATGCGACGGAAGGCGAGGCAGACGTTGTGGCCGCCGAAGCCGAAGGAGTTGGACAGCACAGTGCCCAGTTTGAGCTCACGGGCCTGGTTGGGCACGACATCCAGATCACAGTCGGGATCGGGATTGCTGTGGTTGATGGTGGGAGGCACGACGCCGTTCTGCAGAGCCAGAACACAGGCCACAGCTTCAATGCCGCCAGAACCACCCAAGAGGTGACCGGTCATCGACTTGGTCGAACTGACTGCAATCTCCAAGGCCCTGGATCCGAGGGCGCTCTTGATAGCAGAGGTTTCGTTCTTGTCGTTGGCGGGGGTACTGGTGCCGTGGGCGTTGACGTAGTCGACGCTGTCAGCACTGATCTGGCCGTCCTCGAGGGCGAGGCGAATGGCGGCGGCGCCACCAACACCCCCTGGTGTTGGTGCGGTGATGTGGTGCGCATCGCAGGTGGTGCCGTAGCCGACCACTTCGGCCAAGATCGTGGCGCCACGGGCTTCCGCATGGGCCAGGGTCTCGAGCACGAGCACACCGGCGCCCTCGCCGATCACAAATCCATCGCGCTCCTTGTCGAACGGACGGCTTGCGGTGGCAGGGTCGTCGTTGCGGAATGACAGGGCCTTGGCACTGGCAAAACCGGCAACGCCAAGAGGCGTGATGGCGGATTCGGCTCCGCCGCAGACCATCACGTCAGCTTTGCCCAACTGCAGCAGTCGGAATGCATCGCCGATGGCATTGGAGCCGGCAGCGCAGGCGGTGGCCACAGCTGAACTGGGGCCTTTGGCACCCAAAGCAATCGCCGCGAGGCCTGTGGCCATGTTCGGGATCATCATCGGCACCGTGAACGGGCTCACCCGTCCAGGGCCTTTGCCTTCCAGCACGTGGGCTTGGGTCTCCATGGTGAGCAAGCCACCCACGCCGGAACCGATGCTGACGCCGATGCGATCCGCGTTGGCGTCGGTGATCGCTAGCCCGGCATCGGCCACGGCTTGCTTGGCCGCAACGACACCGAACTTGCAAAACCGATCCCAGCGTTTCGCTTCCTTGGCTTCGAGAAAGCCAGTGGGGTCAAAATCCTTGACCTCTGCGGCGAAGCGACAGGCGTGGGCAGAGGCATCAAACAGGGTGATTCCTGCGACGCCATTGCGACCTGAGCTGAGACCGTCCCAGTAGTCGGAGACGGTATTGCCAATTGGTGTCACCGCGCCGAGGCCGGTGACCACGACGCGTTGAAGACCCTCCACCATGCCGATCCTCAGGCCTGCTTGTCTTCGATGTACTTGACGGCGTCACCGACGGTGGTGATGCCCTCAGCGGCCTCATCGGGGATTTCGATGTCGAAGGCCTCTTCCAGGGCCATCACCAGTTCAACGGTGTCGAGGGAGTCAGCGCCCAGATCGTTCTGGAAGTTGGACTCCGGCTTGACCTCGCCGGCGTCGACGCTGAGCTGCTCCGCCACGATCGAACGGACTTTTTCGAGGATCGCTTCCTGGGACATATCCGTGAAGACGGGACGACGCATCCTACGGGCTTGACCAAGGCTGCTCTCGCACTGACGCCCGGTTTGTCGTTAACAACAGTGACGGCCCTGGGTCGATGGTGGTTCGGCTGAGGTCATGACGGGTACGTTTACGCCAAGCCATTTGTTCAGGACCGGACGCATGTCCCACGCCGTCAAGATCTACGACACCTGCATCGGCTGCACTCAGTGCGTGCGTGCCTGCCCTCTCGATGTGCTCGAGATGGTTCCTTGGGACGGTTGCAAGGCCGGTCAGATCGCTTCGTCTCCCCGCACTGAAGATTGTGTCGGTTGCAAGCGCTGTGAAACAGCTTGCCCGACCGATTTCCTCTCGATTCGCGTCTATCTCGGCGACGAAACCAGCCGCAGCATGGGTCTCGCATACTGATCACTGCCAAATAGGCCATAAGCTCAGCCCGGCGGACGCCGGGCTTTTTTTATATGTGCGGAATCGTTGCGGTGATCGGCTCCAGGGAGGCTTCCCCCCTGTTGTTGGAAGGCCTGCGGCAGCTGGAATATCGCGGTTACGACTCCGCTGGTGTGGCCACCGTTGAACACGGTGCTCTCCACTGCGTCCGTGCCAAGGGGAAGTTGGTCAATCTCACCGCTCGGGTCGACCAGGACGGGGCTCCGGGGCACTGCGGTATCGGTCATACCCGCTGGGCAACCCACGGCAAGCCCGAGGAGCACAACGCCCATCCCCATCGCAATGGGTCGGGGCGGGTTGCTGTGGTGCAGAACGGCATCATCGAGAACCACCGCAGCCTCAGGGATCAGCTCACGGCCACCGGAGTGGAGTTCCGCTCCGAAACCGACACCGAGGTGATTCCCCATCTGGTGGGTGCAGAGCTGGATCGCCGGGTGGCGGATGGTGCGGCGCCCACCGGCACGTTGTTGTTGGAGGCCGTCCAGACAGTGCTTCCCCAGCTGCAAGGGGCCTATGCCCTGGCGGTGATCTGGGCGGAGGTGCCTGGTTCGTTGGTGGTGGCCCGCCGCGCTGCTCCCTTGCTGATTGGCTTGGGAGAAGGTGAATTCATCTGCGCCAGCGACACGCCGGCCTTGGCGGGTCTGACCCGCACGATCCTGCCGATGGAAGACGGCGAGGTGGCTTTGCTCAGCCCCCTCGGGATTGAGCTCTACAACGAAGCGGGTGAACGCCAGCAGCGGACGCCCACGGTGTTGAGTAATCAGGAAGGGGTCGCTGACAAGCGCGATTTCCGCCACTTCATGCTCAAGGAAATCCATGAGCAGCCGGAAACCGCAGCGCTTTGGGTGGCGCGTCATCTGCCCGCGGGGCTGACGGCAAGGAATCCAGTGGCGTTGCCGTTCGAGGAGAGCTTCTACGACGGCGTGGAGCGCATTCAGATCCTGGCCTGCGGCACCAGCCGTCACGCAGCCCAGGTGGGTGCCTATCTGCTGGAGCAGTTTGCGGGCATCCCAGCCAGCGTCTTTTACGCCAGTGAGTTTCGCTACGCCCCACCGCCGCTGGCGCCGCACACCCTCACCATCGGTGTGACCCAGTCGGGGGAAACCGCAGACACCCTGGCGGCGCTGGCGATGGAAGCCGACCGCCGTCAGGCCCATGGCGATCCGGCCTTTGCCAGCCGTCAGCTGGGCATCACCAACCGTCCGGAAAGCTCCCTGGCCCGTCAGGTCGACGCCATCCTCGATATCGGGGCAGGCATTGAGGTGGGTGTGGCGGCCACCAAGACTTTCCTCGGCCAGCTGCTGGCGTTTTATGGCCTGGCTCTGGCTTTTGCTGCCCGTCGTCAGGGGCGTAGTGAAGCCGAGATCGCGAGGTTGATTGATGAGCTGCGCCAGCTTCCAGCCCAGCTGCGTCAGCTGGTGGATGAGCACGATCAGCGATCAGAAGCCTTGGCCCACCGCTTTGCCGACACCCAGGACGTGATCTTCCTCGGTCGGGGCATTAATTACCCCATCGCCTTGGAAGGGGCGTTGAAATTGAAGGAGATCAGCTACATCCACGCCGAGGGCTATCCCGCCGGCGAGATGAAGCACGGCCCGATCGCGTTGCTCGATTCCCGGGTGCCCGTGGTGTCGATTGCGGTGCCCGGGGTGGTGTTTGAGAAGGTGCTGAGCAATGCCCAGGAGGCCAAAGCCCGGGATGCCCGCCTGATTGGCGTGGCTCCCCAAGGCCCCGATACAGAGTTGTTCGATGATCTGCTGCCGGTACCGGAGGTGAGCGAGTGGATCAGCCCCCTGCTCACGGTGGTGCCGATGCAGCTGCTCAGCTATCACATCGCTGCCCACCGCGGCCTGGATGTGGATCAGCCCCGCAATCTGGCCAAGAGCGTCACGGTGGAGTGACGCGAAAGCTCGAGGTCACTGGGGTCTGTTCAATCCCAGGCGACCGCCGTCGTAGTTGGCTTGATCACGGACTTTGGAGCACCAATCCTGATGCTGTAGGTACCAGGCAACGGTGGCTGCCAGGCCTTGCTCCACGTTGTGCCGCGGCTGCCAGCCCAGTTCCTCAGTGATGCGGGTGGGATCGATGGCGTAGCGGCGATCGTGGCCGGGGCGATCGATCACCCGGGTGATCAGGTGTGCGTGTGGAGCGTTGTTGGGGTGATGCTGATCTAGCTGGTTGCAGATGGTCGTGACCACTTCCTTGTTGGTTTTCTCCCCATGGCCGCCAACGCAGTAGCTGCGTCCTGATTGGCCTCGACAAGCCGCCAGTAGCAGGGCGTCAACGTGATCTTCCACATAGAGCCAATCGCGCACATTCAGGCCATCGCCGTAGAGGGGGATGGGTTCACCGGCGGCGGCCTTAAGGGTGACCACGGGGATCAGTTTCTCGGGAAATTGCCACGGCCCGTAGTTGTTGGAGCAGTTGGTTAGCACCACCGGCAGGCCGAAGGTGTGATGCCAGGCCTGCACCAGGTGGTCGCTGGCTGCTTTGCTGGCTGAGTAGGGGCTCCTTGGGTCGTAAGGGGTTGTCTCAGAAAAGCGACCTTCAGCGCCGAGGGACCCGAATACCTCGTCGGTGCTGATGTGGTGCAACCGGAATGCTGCGGCCCTGGCCTCACTCAACCGCTCGACATGGCTGCGGACCGCCTGCAGCAGGTTGTAAGTGCCGGTGATGTTGCTGGAGATGAATTCGCCGGGGCCGGAGATCGAACGGTCGACATGGCTTTCGGCCGCTAAATGCATCACCAGGTCTGGATTGGCCTCGCGAACGGCGGCGTCCACGGCCTCTGCATCCTTGAGGTCGACGCATTGGAGCCGATGCCGGACGCCATCGGCCTCACCCTGCTCGGCCAGAACCTCCTGAATCGATGTCAGGTCGCTGGCGTATCCCATCTTGTCGAGATTGAACACGGTGGCGTCGCTGTCGCGCAGCAGCCGGCGCACCACTGCACCACCGATGAAGCCCGCACCACCGGTGACAAGGATGCGGCGGCGGTTCCCGAGCAGGTCTGCGGTGGAGGGCATGGTCTGGCTCATGAGGCAGGGAAAAGGACTGGAGGATTGCGAGGGGAGTGAGTCGAAATGCTTCAGGCGTTGGGGACCCGCTGGAGGATGTCGTGCAGGGCAGCTTGCCAGTGCTGGCAAGGCAGCTGCAGTGCGGCGCGCGTGCTGCAGCAATCGAGCAGGGAGTAGCTGGGCCGGCGTGCCGGTGTTGGGTAGTCGGCGGTCGTGATGGGTTTGACGTGGGCGGGTTGATCCAGCAGCCCCAGGTTCTGGCTGATGTCGCCAACCGCTACTGCGACGTCGTACCAGCTCGCCGCACCGGCATCACTCCAGTGCATTACAGGCGGCAGTTCAACGCCTTTGTTGTTGATGTTGATCGCCTGCCAGCAGGCCTGGGCGAGGTTGAGTGTGCTGCTGGGACAGCCCACTTGATCCGCCACCACAGCTAGCTCGTCACGTTCGCGGTGCAAGCGCAGCATGGTGAGGGCGAAATTCTTGCCTACGGGCCCGATCACCCAGCTGGTGCGCAGCACGAACCCTGTCCCCTGTCGTCCCAGTCGCTCTTGCACAGCCGCTTCTCCCGCGGCTTTCGACGCGCCATAAACGCCCAGGGGATCGCGGGCCTGGTCGACGGTGTAGGGGGAGCCTTGGTTGCCGTTGAAGACGAAATCAGTGCTCAGTTGCAGCATCCGACCGCCTCGCTCTCCCAAGGCATTAGCGAAGGCTTCCGGTGCTCCCGAATTGACGGCGTGGGCAAGATCCCGCTCCGATTCAGCCTTGTCCACAGCGGTGTAGGCACCGGCATTAAGCACCCAGTCGGGTTGATGGTGAAACACCGCATCGCGGCAGGCTTCTGCATCCGCTAAGTCAAACTCCTGGCGGCTGGTGGCGATCAGCTCAACACCCTCTGGGACTGAGGCGATAAGGGCTTGCCCCAGCTGACCGGCCGCTCCGGTGAGCAGAATTTTCATCAGAACACATCTCCGGTGCTGGTGGCAGCCTGAAAACTCGCAGCGTCTGCGTCTTTGTCAGACAGGCTCACAGCCGTGCCTTTCAGCTGGTGCACCGGCCAGGTAATCGCAAGGCTGGGATCGTCCCAGCGGATGGCGCGTTCGCAGTCTTTGTTCCAGAAGCCACGGGCCTTGTATTGCAC contains these protein-coding regions:
- the tkt gene encoding transketolase encodes the protein MVAAPASIDTLCVNSIRMLAVDAINKSKSGHPGLPMGCAPMGYALWDKFLKHNPKNPKWFNRDRFVLSAGHGCMLLYALLHLTGYDSVTIDDIKTFRQWGSKAPGHPETFETPGVEVTTGPLGAGISNAVGLAIAEAHLAAKFNKPDANLVDHYTYVVMGDGCNQEGVSSEAASLAGHLKLGKLIALYDDNNITIDGRTDVSFTEDVLKRYEAYGWHVQHVADGNTDVDAIAKAIEAAKAVTDKPSIIKVTTTIGYGSPNKSDTAGVHGAPLGDDETALTRQQLNWNYGPFEVPQEAYDQFRQAIERGASLEAEWNQTLATYRTQYPAEAALFERMLRGELPEGWDKDLPTYTPEDGGLATRKHSQICLGALGPNLPELIGGSADLTHSNYTDIKGETGSFQADSPDKRYLHFGVREHAMAAILNGIAYHNSGLIPYGGTFLVFADYMRGSMRLSALSELGVIYVLTHDSIGVGEDGPTHQPIETIPSLRAMPNMLVFRPGDGNETSGSYKLAIENRKRPSALCLSRQGMVNQANSSIEKVAFGGYILEDCEGTPELILIGTGTELDLCVQAAKQLSAEGKKVRVVSMPCVELFDEQSDAYKEQVLPSAVRKRIVVEAAEAFGWHRFIGLDGDSVTMNRFGASAPGGVCMEKFGFTVDNVVAKSKALLG
- the fabF gene encoding beta-ketoacyl-ACP synthase II, with translation MVEGLQRVVVTGLGAVTPIGNTVSDYWDGLSSGRNGVAGITLFDASAHACRFAAEVKDFDPTGFLEAKEAKRWDRFCKFGVVAAKQAVADAGLAITDANADRIGVSIGSGVGGLLTMETQAHVLEGKGPGRVSPFTVPMMIPNMATGLAAIALGAKGPSSAVATACAAGSNAIGDAFRLLQLGKADVMVCGGAESAITPLGVAGFASAKALSFRNDDPATASRPFDKERDGFVIGEGAGVLVLETLAHAEARGATILAEVVGYGTTCDAHHITAPTPGGVGGAAAIRLALEDGQISADSVDYVNAHGTSTPANDKNETSAIKSALGSRALEIAVSSTKSMTGHLLGGSGGIEAVACVLALQNGVVPPTINHSNPDPDCDLDVVPNQARELKLGTVLSNSFGFGGHNVCLAFRRMA
- the acpP gene encoding acyl carrier protein, with amino-acid sequence MSQEAILEKVRSIVAEQLSVDAGEVKPESNFQNDLGADSLDTVELVMALEEAFDIEIPDEAAEGITTVGDAVKYIEDKQA
- the psaC gene encoding photosystem I iron-sulfur center protein PsaC; the encoded protein is MSHAVKIYDTCIGCTQCVRACPLDVLEMVPWDGCKAGQIASSPRTEDCVGCKRCETACPTDFLSIRVYLGDETSRSMGLAY
- the glmS gene encoding glutamine--fructose-6-phosphate transaminase (isomerizing), whose protein sequence is MCGIVAVIGSREASPLLLEGLRQLEYRGYDSAGVATVEHGALHCVRAKGKLVNLTARVDQDGAPGHCGIGHTRWATHGKPEEHNAHPHRNGSGRVAVVQNGIIENHRSLRDQLTATGVEFRSETDTEVIPHLVGAELDRRVADGAAPTGTLLLEAVQTVLPQLQGAYALAVIWAEVPGSLVVARRAAPLLIGLGEGEFICASDTPALAGLTRTILPMEDGEVALLSPLGIELYNEAGERQQRTPTVLSNQEGVADKRDFRHFMLKEIHEQPETAALWVARHLPAGLTARNPVALPFEESFYDGVERIQILACGTSRHAAQVGAYLLEQFAGIPASVFYASEFRYAPPPLAPHTLTIGVTQSGETADTLAALAMEADRRQAHGDPAFASRQLGITNRPESSLARQVDAILDIGAGIEVGVAATKTFLGQLLAFYGLALAFAARRQGRSEAEIARLIDELRQLPAQLRQLVDEHDQRSEALAHRFADTQDVIFLGRGINYPIALEGALKLKEISYIHAEGYPAGEMKHGPIALLDSRVPVVSIAVPGVVFEKVLSNAQEAKARDARLIGVAPQGPDTELFDDLLPVPEVSEWISPLLTVVPMQLLSYHIAAHRGLDVDQPRNLAKSVTVE